TGTTTTTGAGCAGAACTATATTGATCAAAGAATGATCGAACTGGATGGTACGCCCAACAAATCCAAATTGGGGGCGAACGCCATTCTTGGTGTTTCCCTGGCCGTTGCCAAAGCTGCCGCGGAAGAATTGGCGATGCCATTGTACCGTTACGTGGGTGGTGTTAGTGCCAACACACTTCCCGTTCCCATGATGAACATTATAAATGGGGGCTCCCATTCCGATGCACCCATTGCTTTCCAAGAGTTCATGATCATGCCCGTAAAGGCAAAGGATTTTAGCCATGCCATGCAAATGGGTACTGAAATCTTCCACAACCTTAAAAAAGTACTGCACGGAAGGGGATTGAGCACAGCGGTTGGTGATGAAGGTGGTTTTGCCCCAACTTTGGATGGAACCGAAGATGCTATTGAGACCATTGCCAAGGCAGTGGAAAATGCGGGGTATAAATTTGGGGATGAAGTGATGATTGCATTGGACTGCGCTTCTGCAGAATTCTATGAGGATGGCAAATATGACTATACCAAGTTTGAAGGGGATAAAGGTGCTGTGCGGACATCTGCGGAACAAGCGGAGTATTTGGCAGAACTGTGTGCCAAATATCCCATTATTTCCATTGAGGACGGTATGGACGAGAACGATTGGGATGGATGGAAATTATTGACAGAAAAAGTGGGGAGTAAAGTTCAGTTGGTCGGGGACGATTTATTTGTGACCAATGTGGAACGATTGTCAAGAGGTATTGAAAACGGTATCGGCAATTCCATTTTGATCAAGGTAAATCAAATAGGTTCGTTAACGGAGACCATAGCAGCGGTGAACATGGCAAAAAATGCGGGGTATACTTCCGTAATGTCCCACCGTTCCGGAGAAACGGAAGACAATACCATTGCCGATCTCGCCGTTGCATTGAACACGGGCCAAATTAAAACAGGTTCGGCTTCAAGGAGCGATCGTATGGCCAAGTACAACCAATTGCTAAGAATTGAAGAAGAATTGGGAGATGTTGCCTACTATCCACAGGAGAAAGCGTTCAAGGTAAAACGATAACAATTATTTAGCATATGAAAAGCCTTTCCTTTTTGAGAAAGGCTTTTTTTTGCGCCTTTTATAGCGTACCTTAATCCAACTGAACTAAACAAGAATAACTCAAAATCATGAAGAATTTCCTTTTTGCGGCCGCTGAGAATGACGCGATTCCGCACTGCAAAGCAGGAGGTATGGGAGACGTTGTCCGAGACGTCCCAAGGCAAATAGCTGAACGAAAGGATAAGACCCATGTGGTAGTTCCGTCCTATGGAAGACTGCATCAAAATGGAACCTTTAAGACCCATCTGAATTTTAGCCTTAGGGGAGTCGATTATACCGCCGAGTTGTATGAAGTGGATGGAAAGAAAAAAATCGACCTTATCCATCACTATGTTATCCACCATCCCGAAATTGAAGCTGGCGGTATTGCCCACATTTATCACGATGACCCGGAAGAACCATTTTTTACGGATTTCATAAAATATACCATCTTCTGCACTGCTGTTGCAGAGGCTATAAAACAAGGTGCCTTTGGGGATCTGGATGTGGTTCATCTTCACGATTGGCATTCAAGTCTACTGCTTTATCTACGGGAATATCACCCGGGCTACAAAACACTCAAGGAGATTCAATTTGTATACAGTATACACAATCTGGCCATTCAGGGAATACGCCCTTTTATGGGCAATTACGCCTCCCTTCAGAATTGGTATCCCGAACTCCCCATTGATTATCAAAAATTAATGGACTATCGCTATCAGGACTGTATCAATCTCATGGCAGTGGGCATTCGTCTGGCGGATACGGTACATACGGTTTCCCCTTCGTACAAGCAAGATGTGATGTTGCCCAGTTCCCGACCGGAATTCATAGGTGGTGAAGGGTTGGAGGAGGATTTGAAGGCTGCCGACGTTGAAGGAAGGTTGTTTGGAATTTTGAATGGCTGTAATTACAAAAACATCAATGTAGAGGCCAAGGGGGAGATTTATAGAAATACGGTCAAAGCCCTTTTCCGATGGCTACAGGATGAGGACAAAAAGTATAAAGCCGATTTTTTGGCCCATACGGGGGAGAAAATCATGCAATTTGTGGGCAATCGTCCAAAGTTTATTGTTTCCAGCGTGGCCAGATTGACCGAGCAAAAGTTTTATTTCTTCAAAAGATCGCCCGAAGCCTTTGTGGAAATTTTGAAAAAACTGGAAAGGGTCCAGGGCATATTCATGCTATTGGGGACCGGTGCACCGGAATATGAAGACCTTTTTAGGGGCATAAGTTATGAGAACAAGAACTTCATATTTACCAATGGTCAATCGGAAAGCCTGATCGATTCCATGTACCTGGAATCCGATCTTTATTTTATGCCCAGTCTTTTTGAACCCTGTGGGATAAGCCAAATGTTGGCCATGCGCAATGGAAATCCTTGTTTGGTCCATCATACGGGAGGTTTGATCGATACCGTGGAACATATGAAGACCGGTTTTGCCTTTGATGGTAAAACCTACGACGAAAAGATTGAGAACATGCTCAAAGTGTTCGATGAGGTTTTGGACGTGTTTGAAAAGGACAAACCTACTTGGAAAAAGATTCAAACTGCGGCCAAACGCAAGCGATTTACATGGAAAAAATCGGTGAACAAATACTACGAACAGCTCTATAAGCTGTAAGGTTTCTACCATCTTTTCAATATTGTTAATAATAATTCAAATTAATGTGTTTGAATTGTTAAAACCTTGGCTTTTTCGTAAATTTATGGGCTTTTCAATTATTATTAAAAACACATAAATGTCTAGAACCGCAACAATAGAATTTGAAGGAAAAAAATATGAGTTTCCCGTAATGGAGGGAACCGAGAATGAATTGGCCATTGATATAAAAACATTGCGAGGTACTACGGGGATGGTCACTATAGATCCGGGGTATAAGAATACGGGATCTTGTGAGAGCGGTATTACTTTTTTGGATGGTGAAAAGGGCATTCTAAGATATAGGGGATATTCTATTGAAGACCTGGCGGAAAAGGCAGATTTTTTGGAAGTAGCTTACCTTCTCATTTTTGGGGAACTTCCCAACAAAGAGCAGTTGGGGAAATTTGATCAAGATATTAAGGCGGAATCCCATGTTGATGAGGAAATGAAAAAGATTTTGGATGGTTTCCCAAAATCGGCCCACCCAATGGGGGTCCTTTCTTCCTTGACCAGTGCTTTGGTCGCTTTTAATCCTTCTTCTGTTGATGTTTCCTCGGAACAGGCCATGTACAATTCCATTGTTCGTATTTTGGCAAAGTTTCCCGTTCTGGTGGCATGGACCATGCGAAAGAAAATGGGCTTGCCGTTGGACTATGGTGACGATAGCTTGGGTTATGTGGAAAACATTCATAAAATGATGTTCAAACGCCCCAATAAGGAATACGAGAAGAATAAAATTGTAATCGATGCTTTGGATAAGCTTCTCATACTTCATGCAGATCACGAGCAAAACTGTTCCACATCCACGGTGAGGATCGTAGGCTCGTCCCATGCGGGCTTGTTTGCTTCACTTTCAGCAGGTATTTCCGCACTTTGGGGCCCACTGCATGGAGGCGCCAATCAAGCGGTTTTGGAAATGTTAAAGGCCATCGAGGATGATGGTGGGGATACCAAAAAATATATGGCCAAGGCCAAGGACAAGGAAGACCCATTTCGATTAATGGGCTTTGGGCATAGGGTCTATAAGAACTTTGATCCACGGGCTCGAATCATTAAGAAATCTGCCGATGAGGTTCTGGGTGCATTGGGTATAGAAGACCCTATTCTGGAAATTGCAAAAGGACTGGAGAAAGAAGCCCTGGAGGATCAATATTTTGTTGACCGGAAGTTGTATCCCAACGTGGATTTTTATTCTGGAATCATTTACAGGGCCATGGGCATACCGGTAGATATGTTTACGGTAATGTTTGCATTGGGCCGACTTCCCGGATGGATTGCCCAGTGGCGGGAGATGCGCTTGCGAAAAGAGCCCATTGGAAGACCCAGACAGGTTTATATAGGTGCCAACGATAGAAGCTTTGTGAAGTTAGAGAATCGATAACATCCATCTTTTTTTGAATATTGTCCGTTTCCAACATTGTTGGAAATGGACTTTTTTATATTTGCGCAAAACTTCAATACATGCTAAAGCTTAATATAGCGGATGAAACTTCCCAGTTAAAAGCAGTGGTACTGGGGACCGCGGAAAGTAGTGGTCCCGTTCCGAAACCAGAAGATGCCTACGATCCCAAATCCTTGGAACACATATTGGCCGGGACCTATCCCAAAGAGGAAGATATGATTAAGGAAATGGAGGCATTTGTACAGGTTTTTGAGAAGTATGGAGTGGAAGTATTTCGCCCGGAGGTATTGAAGGACTGTAACCAAATATTCTCCAGGGATATTGCTTTTGTCATTGGGGATAAACTGATTAAGGCAAATATCCTTCCGGATAGGGAAGACGAGTTTGAGGCCATTCTACATGTGTTGGAATATATTGATCCAGATAGTATTTTATATCCTCCGGAAGAAGTGCACATTGAGGGTGGGGATGTAATGCCATGGAACGACGATATTTTTATTGGAACATACACGGGGCATGATTATCCCAACTATATTACGGCAAGAACCAATTGGGAAGGAGTGGATTACATCAAACAAATGTTTCCCAACAAAAAGGTGAAGTCCTTCGAATTGCGGAAATCCATTGCAAATCCCAAAGAAAATGCCCTGCACCTGGATTGTTGTTTCCAACCTGTAGGTAAGGATAAGGCCATCATTCACAAAAATGGGTTTTTGATCGAAGAGGAATACCAGTGGTTGGTAAATTACTTTGGGAAAGAAAATGTTTTTGAGATAAGTGCGGATGAAATGTACCGCATGTTCAGTAATGTGTTCTCCATTTCTCCTGAGGTGGTGGTTTCTGAGCAAAATTTTACCCGTCTCAATAATTGGTTAAGGGACCAGGGTTTTACCGTTGAGGAGATTCCGTATTCAGAGATTTCAAAACAAGGAGGACTCTTGCGTTGTAGTACATTGCCCTTGGTACGGGGAACGGTGTAGTTGCCATAGATATATCATCTTTTACTATTTTTTATTGGGACTATTGTGTACTCTGTACGTACTTTTCGATATTTGGGATGTGATCTAAAAACTTTATGAAACTTTCCTATTGGGATATTTCCATAGTACTGGTCTATATTGTAGGGGTGTTGGCCCTTGGGTTTTATCTTTCAAAAAGGTCGTCAAAAAATCTGGAATCCTATTTTTTAGGGGGTAATAAACTGCCATGGTACTACTTGGGGCTTAGCAATGCTTCCGGGATGTTCGATATTTCTGGAACCATGTGGACGGTGGGCATCCTGTTTGTCTATGGGCTTAAAAGTGCATGGTTGCCTTGGCTGTGGCCCGTATGGAACCAGGTTTTTATCTTCGTTTATTTGGCCGTATGGATGCGGAGGTCCAATGTAATGACGGGAGCGGAGTGGATTACGTTTCGGTTTGGTGACGGCAAAGGTGCCAAACTATCCCATATTATCATTGTCATATTTGCCGTAATCAGCGTGTTGGGCTTCATTGCCTACTTTTTTGAAGGAATAGGGAAGTATTGCACTTCAATACTCCCGTGGGATTTGACATTTGATTTTTTAGGATACCAAGTCTCATCGGCCAAAAGCTACGCACTTTTGGTTTGCGGGCTTACTTCGCTCTATACCGTTAAGGGAGGTATGCATAGCGTGGTCGCTACGGAAGTGATGCAATTTATAATCATGACCATAGCGTGTATTGGTGTAGGGATCATTGCCTATAACATGACCAGTGCCGATCAGATAAATGCCGTGGTCCCAGAGGGGTGGAAGGAACTTATGTTTTCTTGGAAACTTGATCTTGATTGGAGTGAAACGACCCTCCCCCAAGTAAATGGAAAAATAGCAAAAGATGGTTTTGATTTATTTGGGCTATTGTTTGTCCTAATGGTGTTGAAAGGGATTTTGGCATCTACCGCCGGTCCCGTACCAAGTTATGATATGCAACGCATCCTTGCGACCAAGAATCCTGCTGAGGCGGCGAAGATGAGTTTTTTGACCATTTGTGTACTCTACATTCCAAGATATTTTATGATTGTCGGTTTTACCGTGCTTTCCTT
The sequence above is a segment of the Muricauda sp. SCSIO 64092 genome. Coding sequences within it:
- a CDS encoding glycogen synthase; protein product: MKNFLFAAAENDAIPHCKAGGMGDVVRDVPRQIAERKDKTHVVVPSYGRLHQNGTFKTHLNFSLRGVDYTAELYEVDGKKKIDLIHHYVIHHPEIEAGGIAHIYHDDPEEPFFTDFIKYTIFCTAVAEAIKQGAFGDLDVVHLHDWHSSLLLYLREYHPGYKTLKEIQFVYSIHNLAIQGIRPFMGNYASLQNWYPELPIDYQKLMDYRYQDCINLMAVGIRLADTVHTVSPSYKQDVMLPSSRPEFIGGEGLEEDLKAADVEGRLFGILNGCNYKNINVEAKGEIYRNTVKALFRWLQDEDKKYKADFLAHTGEKIMQFVGNRPKFIVSSVARLTEQKFYFFKRSPEAFVEILKKLERVQGIFMLLGTGAPEYEDLFRGISYENKNFIFTNGQSESLIDSMYLESDLYFMPSLFEPCGISQMLAMRNGNPCLVHHTGGLIDTVEHMKTGFAFDGKTYDEKIENMLKVFDEVLDVFEKDKPTWKKIQTAAKRKRFTWKKSVNKYYEQLYKL
- a CDS encoding sodium:solute symporter family protein — its product is MKLSYWDISIVLVYIVGVLALGFYLSKRSSKNLESYFLGGNKLPWYYLGLSNASGMFDISGTMWTVGILFVYGLKSAWLPWLWPVWNQVFIFVYLAVWMRRSNVMTGAEWITFRFGDGKGAKLSHIIIVIFAVISVLGFIAYFFEGIGKYCTSILPWDLTFDFLGYQVSSAKSYALLVCGLTSLYTVKGGMHSVVATEVMQFIIMTIACIGVGIIAYNMTSADQINAVVPEGWKELMFSWKLDLDWSETTLPQVNGKIAKDGFDLFGLLFVLMVLKGILASTAGPVPSYDMQRILATKNPAEAAKMSFLTICVLYIPRYFMIVGFTVLSLAYLGPELMAMGANIDFEQILPLAINKFLPVGLKGLMLAGFLAAFMGTFAAFVNAAPAYIVNDIYKKYINPNAQDKRLVRLSIISSLGIVVIGIVFGLNAGSLNELILWLSSALYGGYVAANVLKWVWWRFTGNGYFWGMLFGLVASTIKLFFFSEYVDIFVFPIIFLFSFLGCIVGTYLEPLPNREAVKTFYKQTRPWGFWGPIKKEVMAEDPSFVPNKDMGRDASNIGIGIVWQMAQVVIPIYFMLRENTQMVVWSAVLILTSYLLKRLWWDNLKNV
- the eno gene encoding phosphopyruvate hydratase is translated as MSIIVNIHARQILDSRGNPTVEVDVVTENGILGRAAVPSGASTGEHEAVELRDGGDSFMGKGVGKAVNNVNTILAEELVGTSVFEQNYIDQRMIELDGTPNKSKLGANAILGVSLAVAKAAAEELAMPLYRYVGGVSANTLPVPMMNIINGGSHSDAPIAFQEFMIMPVKAKDFSHAMQMGTEIFHNLKKVLHGRGLSTAVGDEGGFAPTLDGTEDAIETIAKAVENAGYKFGDEVMIALDCASAEFYEDGKYDYTKFEGDKGAVRTSAEQAEYLAELCAKYPIISIEDGMDENDWDGWKLLTEKVGSKVQLVGDDLFVTNVERLSRGIENGIGNSILIKVNQIGSLTETIAAVNMAKNAGYTSVMSHRSGETEDNTIADLAVALNTGQIKTGSASRSDRMAKYNQLLRIEEELGDVAYYPQEKAFKVKR
- a CDS encoding dimethylarginine dimethylaminohydrolase family protein gives rise to the protein MLKLNIADETSQLKAVVLGTAESSGPVPKPEDAYDPKSLEHILAGTYPKEEDMIKEMEAFVQVFEKYGVEVFRPEVLKDCNQIFSRDIAFVIGDKLIKANILPDREDEFEAILHVLEYIDPDSILYPPEEVHIEGGDVMPWNDDIFIGTYTGHDYPNYITARTNWEGVDYIKQMFPNKKVKSFELRKSIANPKENALHLDCCFQPVGKDKAIIHKNGFLIEEEYQWLVNYFGKENVFEISADEMYRMFSNVFSISPEVVVSEQNFTRLNNWLRDQGFTVEEIPYSEISKQGGLLRCSTLPLVRGTV
- a CDS encoding citrate synthase, with the protein product MSRTATIEFEGKKYEFPVMEGTENELAIDIKTLRGTTGMVTIDPGYKNTGSCESGITFLDGEKGILRYRGYSIEDLAEKADFLEVAYLLIFGELPNKEQLGKFDQDIKAESHVDEEMKKILDGFPKSAHPMGVLSSLTSALVAFNPSSVDVSSEQAMYNSIVRILAKFPVLVAWTMRKKMGLPLDYGDDSLGYVENIHKMMFKRPNKEYEKNKIVIDALDKLLILHADHEQNCSTSTVRIVGSSHAGLFASLSAGISALWGPLHGGANQAVLEMLKAIEDDGGDTKKYMAKAKDKEDPFRLMGFGHRVYKNFDPRARIIKKSADEVLGALGIEDPILEIAKGLEKEALEDQYFVDRKLYPNVDFYSGIIYRAMGIPVDMFTVMFALGRLPGWIAQWREMRLRKEPIGRPRQVYIGANDRSFVKLENR